One genomic window of Canis lupus baileyi chromosome 22, mCanLup2.hap1, whole genome shotgun sequence includes the following:
- the LOC140614454 gene encoding LOW QUALITY PROTEIN: short transmembrane mitochondrial protein 1-like (The sequence of the model RefSeq protein was modified relative to this genomic sequence to represent the inferred CDS: inserted 1 base in 1 codon; substituted 1 base at 1 genomic stop codon), whose protein sequence is MLQLLRGFTFGNMVGMYLAQNYDIXKKLEEIXKDLDAKKKPLSS, encoded by the exons ATGCTCCAGCTCCTGCGTGGATTTACTTTTGGTAACATGGTTGGAATGTATCTGGCTCAGAACTATGATA caaaaaaactagaagaaatttaaaaggacTTGGATGCCAAGAAGAAACCCCTGAGTTCATGA